A stretch of Exiguobacterium sp. BMC-KP DNA encodes these proteins:
- the glpX gene encoding class II fructose-bisphosphatase: MERSLSMELVRVTEAAALASARWMGKGLKNEADDAATSAMRDVFDTIPMKGTVVIGEGEMDEAPMLYIGEKLGNGYGPRLDVAVDPLEGTNIVAKGTWGALAVLAVADAGDLLHAPDMYMDKIAVGPEAAGHISLDATIEENIAAVAKAKNKEIEDVVVSILDRERHEEIIQRIRATGARIRLIGDGDVAGAINTAFPHTGIDILLGSGGAPEGVLAAVALKCLGGELQGRLLPADEAEVERCKKMGIEDPSKILMMDDLVAGDDCIFAATGVTDSELMKGVQFTAQGGQTHSVVMRAKSGTVRFVEGIHSFKKKPKLVIK, from the coding sequence ATGGAGAGAAGTCTATCAATGGAACTGGTACGCGTCACGGAGGCAGCGGCACTTGCCTCTGCACGCTGGATGGGAAAAGGATTGAAGAATGAAGCGGATGATGCGGCAACAAGCGCAATGCGTGACGTCTTCGATACGATTCCGATGAAAGGAACCGTCGTCATCGGGGAAGGCGAGATGGATGAAGCACCGATGCTTTACATTGGAGAAAAGCTAGGAAATGGGTATGGACCACGACTTGATGTCGCTGTTGATCCGCTTGAAGGAACGAACATCGTCGCGAAAGGAACATGGGGCGCACTTGCTGTCCTCGCTGTCGCGGATGCGGGCGATTTGCTTCACGCACCGGACATGTACATGGATAAGATCGCGGTGGGTCCAGAAGCAGCAGGACACATCAGTTTAGACGCAACAATTGAAGAAAACATCGCAGCAGTCGCGAAGGCGAAGAACAAGGAAATCGAAGACGTCGTCGTCTCGATCCTTGATCGTGAACGTCATGAAGAAATCATTCAACGGATTCGGGCGACAGGGGCGCGGATTCGCTTGATCGGTGACGGTGATGTTGCGGGTGCAATCAACACAGCCTTCCCGCATACGGGGATCGATATCCTCCTCGGTTCGGGTGGTGCACCAGAAGGTGTTCTTGCTGCCGTTGCCTTGAAATGTCTCGGTGGTGAGCTCCAAGGACGCTTGTTACCAGCAGACGAGGCAGAAGTCGAGCGTTGTAAGAAGATGGGCATCGAAGATCCATCGAAGATTCTCATGATGGACGATCTCGTCGCAGGAGACGATTGTATCTTTGCTGCAACAGGCGTTACAGACAGCGAGTTGATGAAAGGTGTCCAGTTCACAGCACAAGGCGGTCAGACACACTCTGTCGTCATGCGTGCGAAGTCCGGAACGGTACGTTTCGTCGAAGGCATTCACTCGTTCAAGAAAAAACCGAAGCTCGTCATTAAGTAA
- the murA gene encoding UDP-N-acetylglucosamine 1-carboxyvinyltransferase: MDILHIVGQQRLEGTVSISGSKQSAIPCLAAALLTDQTVVLEGVPEIGDVATMIEILETLGAVVTRQGDMVTIDPSRVESMPLTGAETRKLRGSIYLMSVLAARFKQGVVGLPGGYAIGPRPIDLHIKALERLGVSVRNEQGVHYMRVERLVGNRIYLDLPSFGATISALLVAVFAEGTTVIENAAYDPEVIDVSTMLTNMGANVKGAGTDEIRIKGVAQLSGCRHTLIPDRMEAGTFLTMGAALGRVTVDNVIPLHLESVIQKLERYGAVIEATDDSVTATLHETKPVDIRVFHYGGFPSDLQPVISAALLQAKGASIVVDKLYPQRFRHVQELRRLNARITHEDASIIIRGGESLLGTEIEAPDPRGGAALVLAGLLASGETTLHHAEMLDQSYERFDQKLKELGALVWRETI, encoded by the coding sequence GTGGACATTTTGCATATCGTAGGGCAACAACGCCTAGAAGGAACCGTATCAATCAGTGGTTCGAAGCAAAGCGCCATTCCGTGTCTTGCTGCAGCCCTCCTGACGGATCAGACGGTCGTTCTTGAAGGCGTGCCGGAGATTGGCGACGTCGCGACGATGATCGAGATTTTGGAGACGCTCGGCGCTGTCGTGACACGTCAAGGCGATATGGTGACGATTGATCCAAGTCGGGTCGAATCGATGCCGTTGACAGGTGCGGAAACGCGCAAGTTACGCGGATCGATCTACCTCATGAGCGTTCTGGCAGCTAGATTTAAACAAGGAGTCGTCGGTCTGCCTGGAGGTTATGCCATCGGACCACGACCGATCGATTTACACATTAAAGCACTCGAACGTCTCGGTGTTTCCGTACGCAATGAGCAAGGCGTCCATTACATGCGTGTCGAACGTCTCGTTGGAAATCGGATTTATCTTGATCTTCCGTCTTTTGGAGCAACGATTAGTGCCTTACTCGTCGCCGTCTTTGCCGAAGGAACGACAGTCATTGAAAATGCCGCCTATGACCCGGAAGTCATCGACGTCAGTACGATGCTGACGAACATGGGGGCAAACGTCAAAGGAGCAGGGACAGATGAGATTCGCATCAAAGGGGTTGCACAACTAAGTGGTTGCCGGCATACTTTGATTCCCGACCGGATGGAAGCAGGAACGTTCTTGACGATGGGAGCAGCACTTGGACGTGTCACCGTCGATAACGTCATTCCCCTTCATCTCGAGAGTGTCATCCAAAAGCTCGAACGATACGGTGCTGTGATTGAAGCAACAGATGATTCCGTCACGGCGACGTTGCACGAAACGAAGCCTGTCGATATTCGTGTCTTCCACTATGGTGGTTTCCCGAGCGATCTCCAACCTGTCATCTCGGCAGCGTTGTTGCAAGCGAAGGGAGCAAGTATCGTCGTTGACAAGTTATATCCGCAACGTTTCCGGCATGTGCAAGAGTTACGACGCTTGAATGCTCGAATTACGCATGAAGATGCCTCGATTATCATTCGTGGCGGTGAATCCTTACTTGGTACTGAGATTGAGGCGCCAGACCCACGCGGTGGTGCAGCACTTGTCTTGGCGGGACTTCTCGCTTCAGGGGAGACGACGTTGCACCATGCAGAAATGCTTGACCAGAGTTACGAACGATTTGATCAGAAGTTGAAGGAACTTGGCGCCCTCGTATGGCGTGAAACGATTTGA
- the fsa gene encoding fructose-6-phosphate aldolase — protein MRFFIDTANVEDIKKAHKMGILDGVTTNPSLVAKEGVDFHTRLREICEIVGDVSVSAEVIALDAEGMIREGKELAQIAPNITVKVPMTPAGLEAVAALSKEKITTNVTLIFNPNQALLAARAGATYVSPFLGRLDDIGQDGMGLVETIAQIFVVHDIPTQIIAASVRNPVHVTNAALAGADIATIPFSVIESLTHHPLTTQGIEKFLADWEKTQQ, from the coding sequence ATGAGATTTTTCATTGATACAGCAAACGTAGAGGATATCAAGAAAGCACATAAAATGGGGATTTTAGACGGTGTCACGACGAATCCGTCACTCGTCGCTAAGGAAGGCGTCGATTTCCACACACGACTTCGTGAAATCTGTGAAATCGTTGGGGACGTCTCTGTCAGCGCCGAAGTCATCGCGCTTGATGCAGAAGGAATGATCCGCGAAGGGAAGGAACTTGCTCAGATCGCACCGAACATTACGGTTAAGGTCCCGATGACTCCAGCCGGACTCGAAGCGGTCGCAGCACTTTCGAAAGAAAAGATCACGACGAACGTCACGTTGATCTTCAACCCGAACCAAGCATTACTTGCAGCACGTGCCGGTGCAACATACGTATCACCATTCCTCGGTCGCCTAGACGACATCGGGCAAGATGGAATGGGACTCGTTGAGACGATCGCCCAAATTTTCGTCGTTCATGATATTCCGACACAAATCATCGCCGCATCAGTTCGGAACCCGGTACACGTGACGAACGCTGCTCTTGCAGGCGCGGACATCGCGACGATTCCATTCTCGGTTATCGAATCACTCACACACCACCCACTCACGACGCAAGGCATTGAAAAATTCCTCGCAGACTGGGAAAAAACGCAGCAATAA
- the fba gene encoding class II fructose-1,6-bisphosphate aldolase — translation MPLVSMTDMLNKALEGKYAVGQFNINNLEWTQAILGAAQEEQSPVILGVSEGAARHMGGFYTVVKMVEGLVHDMKVTVPVAIHLDHGSSVEKCKEAIDAGFTSVMIDDSHSPIDTNIETTKAVVEYAHSKGVSVEAEVGTVGGQEDDVIGDVMYAKLDECVRIVKETGIDTLAPALGSVHGPYKGEPNLGFKEMEEIRDATNLPLVLHGGTGIPTHDIEKAISLGTSKINVNTENQISFAKVVREVLAEKPEAYDPRVFIAPGREAIKQTVIGKMREFGSSNKA, via the coding sequence ATGCCATTAGTATCTATGACAGACATGTTAAACAAAGCTCTCGAAGGTAAGTATGCAGTAGGTCAATTCAACATCAACAACCTCGAGTGGACACAAGCGATTCTCGGTGCGGCTCAAGAAGAGCAGTCACCAGTTATCCTTGGAGTATCTGAAGGTGCAGCACGCCACATGGGCGGATTCTACACTGTCGTGAAAATGGTTGAAGGTCTCGTACACGACATGAAAGTAACAGTTCCTGTTGCAATCCACCTCGACCACGGTTCGAGCGTTGAAAAATGTAAAGAAGCGATCGACGCTGGATTTACATCTGTCATGATCGATGATTCGCACAGCCCGATCGACACAAACATCGAAACAACTAAAGCAGTCGTTGAATACGCACACTCTAAAGGCGTTTCAGTTGAAGCGGAAGTTGGTACAGTTGGTGGACAAGAAGACGACGTCATCGGTGATGTCATGTACGCGAAACTTGACGAGTGTGTACGCATCGTCAAAGAAACTGGAATCGACACGCTTGCTCCTGCACTCGGTTCTGTTCACGGACCATACAAAGGTGAACCAAACCTCGGATTCAAAGAGATGGAAGAAATCCGTGACGCTACAAACCTCCCACTCGTTCTTCACGGTGGAACTGGAATTCCGACACACGATATCGAAAAAGCGATCTCACTCGGGACTTCAAAAATCAACGTTAACACAGAGAACCAAATCTCATTCGCGAAAGTCGTTCGTGAAGTGTTAGCTGAGAAACCAGAAGCATATGACCCACGCGTATTCATCGCACCAGGTCGTGAAGCAATCAAACAAACTGTCATCGGTAAGATGCGTGAGTTCGGTTCAAGCAACAAAGCTTAA
- a CDS encoding response regulator, giving the protein MKGRLLIVEDEPGIRNLLAQLFRAEGYETDVAVDGEEAIVYLQEAVYDLLLMDVNMPGRTGIEVLRHQDRIGRRVRTILMTALGEKEAMEEAKRLGVVAFFGKPFDIFELKKEVTVQISHDVSG; this is encoded by the coding sequence ATGAAAGGCAGATTGTTGATCGTCGAGGATGAGCCGGGAATCCGGAATTTGCTTGCGCAATTATTCCGGGCGGAAGGGTATGAAACGGACGTCGCCGTCGATGGAGAAGAAGCGATCGTCTACTTACAAGAAGCGGTATATGATTTATTGTTGATGGATGTCAACATGCCGGGGCGGACCGGCATCGAAGTATTGCGTCATCAGGACCGGATCGGACGACGCGTCCGGACGATTTTAATGACGGCACTCGGCGAAAAAGAAGCGATGGAAGAAGCGAAACGATTAGGGGTCGTCGCCTTCTTCGGGAAGCCATTTGACATCTTCGAATTAAAAAAAGAAGTGACTGTGCAAATTTCTCACGATGTAAGCGGTTAA
- a CDS encoding DUF2529 family protein produces MMKILATQFNGKLQTLAKQEEELFDVVRLLAQALVGEGTVYVDAYGECEGLYPMLSEGPDQMKRVTKIKDRKTLHAVDRVLIFTPNTERSDLLASLARYDAWHTPYAIITLSDVTETLERSIAPLALKFNKGLLPAEDGSRHGLPSLALCAFLLTHILTQLQEMTEEWD; encoded by the coding sequence ATGATGAAAATCTTAGCTACACAATTCAACGGAAAATTGCAAACGCTTGCGAAACAGGAAGAAGAACTGTTCGATGTCGTTCGTCTGCTCGCACAGGCACTCGTCGGGGAAGGGACGGTCTACGTCGACGCCTATGGTGAATGTGAAGGACTCTACCCGATGCTATCAGAAGGTCCAGACCAGATGAAACGTGTCACGAAGATCAAGGACCGAAAGACACTGCATGCTGTCGATCGCGTCTTAATCTTCACACCAAATACGGAACGCTCAGATCTGCTCGCTTCCCTTGCGCGTTATGACGCATGGCATACGCCTTACGCCATCATTACACTGAGTGACGTGACGGAAACACTCGAACGCTCGATTGCTCCACTTGCGCTGAAGTTCAATAAAGGATTGCTTCCGGCAGAAGATGGTTCACGTCACGGACTCCCGAGTCTTGCGCTATGTGCATTCTTGTTAACGCATATCTTGACGCAACTACAAGAGATGACGGAAGAGTGGGATTGA
- a CDS encoding CTP synthase, producing the protein MTKYIFVTGGVVSSLGKGITAASLARLLKNRGLNVTIQKFDPYINIDPGTMSPYQHGEVFVTDDGAETDLDLGHYERFIDINLSQNANVTSGRIYSTILKKERRGDYNGGTVQVIPHITNEIKDRVFRAGKETGADVVITEIGGTVGDIESLPFIEAIRQVKNDIGKENVMYVHCTLVPYLAAAGELKTKPTQHSVKELRSYGIQPDIIVLRAEHPVPQEMKDKIALFCDTRPEAVIEAQDASTLYEVPLNLQRQGMDQLVCDYFKFDTPAADMTAWKQLVHTVTHLEKTTKIALVGKYVELRDAYISVAEALKHAGFAFNSDIEIDWINAEDVTRENVNELLGSADGILVPGGFGERGIEGKIEATRFARENNVPFFGICLGMQLATVEFARNVLNLEGAHSAEIDPATPYPIIDLLPEQKDIEDLGGTLRLGLYPCKLEDGTKARAAYSSELVYERHRHRYEFGNEFREQFEANGMVFSGTSPDGRLVEIIEIPEHKWFVACQFHPELISRPERPQALFHDFIQASLGE; encoded by the coding sequence ATGACAAAGTATATTTTCGTAACAGGTGGCGTCGTGTCGTCACTCGGTAAAGGGATCACCGCTGCATCGCTCGCTCGTCTCTTAAAAAACCGTGGTCTTAACGTCACGATCCAAAAATTTGACCCATACATCAACATCGACCCAGGTACGATGAGCCCGTATCAACACGGGGAAGTATTCGTCACGGATGACGGCGCAGAGACGGACCTTGACCTTGGTCACTACGAGCGCTTCATCGACATCAACTTGAGCCAGAACGCAAACGTCACGTCTGGACGCATCTACTCGACGATCCTCAAGAAGGAACGCCGTGGAGACTACAACGGTGGAACGGTCCAAGTCATTCCACACATCACGAACGAAATCAAAGACCGTGTCTTCCGTGCCGGAAAAGAAACGGGCGCTGACGTTGTCATCACTGAGATTGGTGGAACAGTAGGGGATATCGAATCGCTTCCGTTCATCGAAGCCATTCGCCAGGTGAAAAACGATATCGGAAAAGAAAACGTCATGTATGTTCACTGTACGCTCGTTCCGTATCTTGCGGCTGCAGGTGAGCTCAAGACGAAACCGACACAACACAGTGTCAAAGAACTCCGTAGCTACGGAATTCAGCCAGATATCATCGTCTTACGTGCGGAACACCCAGTCCCACAAGAGATGAAAGATAAAATCGCACTCTTCTGTGATACACGTCCGGAAGCAGTCATCGAAGCACAAGATGCATCAACACTCTACGAAGTACCACTCAACTTGCAACGTCAAGGCATGGACCAACTCGTCTGTGACTACTTCAAGTTTGATACACCAGCTGCTGATATGACGGCTTGGAAACAACTCGTCCACACAGTGACGCACCTCGAGAAGACGACGAAGATCGCACTCGTCGGGAAATACGTTGAATTGCGTGATGCATATATCTCAGTTGCAGAAGCATTAAAACACGCTGGATTTGCTTTCAACAGTGACATCGAAATCGACTGGATCAACGCAGAAGACGTGACACGTGAAAACGTCAACGAATTACTTGGTTCAGCAGACGGAATCCTCGTTCCTGGTGGATTCGGCGAACGCGGAATCGAAGGGAAAATCGAAGCGACACGTTTCGCACGTGAAAACAACGTACCGTTCTTCGGGATCTGTCTCGGTATGCAGCTCGCGACAGTCGAATTCGCCCGTAACGTCCTCAACCTTGAAGGCGCACACTCAGCGGAAATCGACCCAGCGACACCATACCCGATCATCGACTTGTTGCCAGAACAAAAAGACATCGAGGACCTCGGTGGTACGCTCCGTCTCGGACTTTACCCATGTAAACTCGAAGACGGAACGAAAGCGCGTGCCGCTTATTCAAGCGAGCTTGTCTACGAACGTCACCGTCACCGTTATGAGTTCGGTAACGAATTCCGTGAGCAGTTCGAAGCAAACGGCATGGTCTTCTCAGGTACGAGCCCAGACGGTCGTCTTGTTGAAATCATCGAGATTCCAGAACACAAATGGTTCGTCGCATGTCAGTTCCACCCAGAATTGATTTCGCGTCCAGAACGTCCACAAGCACTTTTCCATGACTTCATCCAAGCATCACTTGGTGAATGA
- the rpoE gene encoding DNA-directed RNA polymerase subunit delta, translated as MSLSRLSKEEITDLSLIEFVNEMLQEAGEQPITFDDITSEIEKYHTFTDEEDKFEKLAQLYTDMNIDGNFVNVGANRWSLRAWYPFDKSDEDLVIEARQRGELDEFEEEFNYDAEEDEFETIEDDLDTFAKTADYDSADDSEDDDTFKKVAAIDDLDDDLDEEDLEDFEEEEEEV; from the coding sequence ATGAGCCTCAGCCGTTTAAGTAAAGAAGAGATTACTGATCTTTCGCTGATCGAATTCGTCAACGAAATGTTGCAAGAAGCTGGCGAACAGCCAATCACGTTCGATGACATCACGTCAGAAATCGAAAAGTATCATACGTTTACAGATGAAGAAGACAAGTTCGAAAAACTTGCTCAACTCTATACAGACATGAACATCGACGGAAACTTCGTCAACGTCGGAGCAAATCGTTGGTCACTCCGCGCTTGGTATCCGTTCGATAAGTCGGATGAGGATCTCGTCATCGAAGCACGTCAACGCGGAGAACTCGATGAGTTTGAAGAAGAGTTCAACTACGATGCAGAAGAAGATGAGTTCGAGACGATCGAAGATGATCTCGATACATTCGCGAAGACAGCGGACTATGATTCAGCTGACGACAGCGAAGACGACGATACGTTCAAAAAAGTCGCAGCGATCGACGATCTTGATGACGATCTTGACGAAGAAGATTTAGAAGACTTCGAAGAAGAAGAAGAGGAAGTCTAA
- a CDS encoding GNAT family N-acetyltransferase — protein sequence MEMTIERVNNFDDFNWLPILSKSTQEGYPFIERMLRERRNETFREDGEALFVVLSLSGHVIACGGYMKQTGTDDVGRIRHVYVLPEMRGHGVGTHLLEKIIPEALLTYSELWLYTDDASMFYERFGFEPYTATKVTHRLLKHAFVQP from the coding sequence ATGGAGATGACAATCGAACGGGTAAATAATTTTGATGACTTCAACTGGTTACCGATCTTATCAAAAAGTACACAAGAAGGCTATCCCTTCATCGAACGGATGTTACGCGAACGCCGGAATGAGACGTTTCGAGAAGACGGGGAAGCGTTGTTTGTCGTCTTATCCCTCTCTGGGCACGTCATCGCGTGCGGTGGTTATATGAAACAAACCGGTACAGACGACGTTGGTCGGATTCGTCATGTCTATGTCTTACCGGAAATGCGCGGTCACGGTGTCGGTACGCATCTGCTTGAGAAAATCATCCCAGAAGCACTGTTGACGTACTCCGAGCTCTGGCTTTATACGGATGACGCTAGTATGTTTTATGAACGATTCGGCTTTGAGCCTTATACGGCAACCAAGGTGACACATCGACTTCTGAAGCATGCATTCGTTCAACCGTAA
- a CDS encoding ArsR/SmtB family transcription factor: MTNQVDLFKALSNEVRLDILRWLKDPETHFNKPTAHLATNLSEKGGICVGDIQEKANLSQSTVSQYLAMLQKVGLLESERHGKWTYYRRNEEKIQELATYLKGEL; the protein is encoded by the coding sequence ATGACAAACCAAGTGGATCTGTTCAAGGCATTATCGAACGAGGTACGACTTGATATTTTACGCTGGCTCAAAGATCCCGAGACTCATTTCAATAAGCCGACGGCCCATCTCGCGACGAACTTGTCGGAAAAGGGAGGCATTTGTGTCGGAGATATCCAGGAGAAGGCAAACTTGTCCCAATCGACCGTCTCCCAGTATCTTGCGATGTTGCAAAAAGTCGGATTGCTCGAATCCGAACGTCACGGCAAATGGACGTATTACCGGCGAAATGAAGAAAAAATCCAAGAGCTCGCAACGTACCTCAAGGGAGAACTGTGA
- a CDS encoding DMT family transporter translates to MKIIYYVLALLAGIALSVEGAIYGELGNFVGKLESSFYNFFAGTIIIGLIVLFFGKGSLGYTFRAPKWTLLGGLLGSIYLTILIISIPLVGVGLAMISVILGQMVASMVIEHFGWLGSPKRPINRDKLMASGLMVVALFLIF, encoded by the coding sequence TTGAAAATCATTTATTACGTACTGGCATTACTCGCCGGTATCGCACTCAGTGTCGAAGGGGCCATCTATGGTGAGCTGGGCAACTTCGTCGGAAAACTCGAAAGTAGCTTTTATAATTTCTTCGCCGGTACGATCATCATCGGATTGATCGTTCTCTTCTTTGGAAAAGGCTCACTCGGCTATACATTCCGTGCTCCGAAATGGACCTTGCTTGGCGGTCTACTCGGTAGCATCTACTTGACGATCCTGATCATCAGTATCCCGCTCGTCGGTGTCGGTCTCGCCATGATCAGCGTTATTCTCGGTCAGATGGTCGCTAGTATGGTCATCGAACATTTTGGATGGCTCGGTAGTCCAAAACGCCCAATCAATCGCGACAAGCTGATGGCTTCCGGTTTGATGGTCGTTGCCCTATTTCTTATCTTTTAA
- a CDS encoding DMT family transporter codes for MNILLLGFTLLGGVMLSAQSSINGAFSQKAGALESTFLTFFTGMLILALAILFFGQGNVLLLLEAPRWQLSAVLFGVSYLFLTILAVPQIGVTAASIATVIGQLAAGMVIDHIGAFGGVVVPLDGKRLLGLLVMLAALYFVYRGNTRKDVSASSDSMAS; via the coding sequence GTGAATATTCTATTACTTGGTTTTACATTACTCGGTGGCGTGATGCTTAGCGCACAGTCGTCCATCAACGGTGCCTTTAGCCAAAAGGCAGGTGCCCTTGAAAGTACGTTTCTAACCTTCTTCACGGGGATGCTGATTCTCGCTTTAGCCATCCTCTTCTTCGGACAAGGAAACGTCTTACTTTTACTTGAAGCACCTCGGTGGCAACTAAGTGCCGTCCTATTTGGTGTCAGTTATCTATTCCTGACGATTCTTGCTGTTCCTCAAATCGGTGTCACGGCAGCTAGTATTGCGACCGTCATCGGTCAACTCGCGGCGGGGATGGTCATCGATCACATCGGTGCGTTCGGTGGCGTCGTCGTGCCACTCGACGGAAAACGTCTACTTGGTTTGCTTGTCATGTTAGCCGCCCTTTACTTCGTTTACCGCGGGAACACACGTAAAGACGTATCGGCTTCTTCTGATTCGATGGCATCGTGA
- a CDS encoding DUF6440 family protein: protein MSKRFILKSKQHLSGGIIKIVVDTETGVNYLMTSGLGLNGMTPLLDKEGKVVIDKPVD from the coding sequence ATGAGCAAACGATTCATACTTAAATCAAAACAACACCTAAGTGGTGGTATTATCAAAATTGTTGTAGATACTGAAACAGGTGTAAATTATTTAATGACAAGTGGGCTTGGGTTAAACGGAATGACACCGCTACTAGACAAGGAAGGTAAGGTCGTTATTGATAAGCCGGTTGACTGA
- a CDS encoding heme-degrading domain-containing protein gives MEELKVLLAEEEELVLTSLTNTEAIGMGHELIGRAMKENLSIAVEIKRNGQRLYYAALDGTAPDQEEWIRRKSNVVLRHGYSSLYMRRYNESKHRSYHTMYAVSPADYADAGGSFPIRIEGVGVVGTITVSGLSQEADHRLATEALRLLKRQQLEQ, from the coding sequence ATGGAAGAGCTGAAGGTACTGCTGGCTGAAGAAGAAGAACTCGTCCTGACGTCACTGACGAATACGGAAGCGATCGGGATGGGGCACGAATTGATCGGTCGGGCGATGAAAGAGAATCTTTCGATTGCCGTTGAGATCAAACGAAACGGACAGCGCTTGTATTACGCGGCGCTCGACGGTACGGCACCCGATCAGGAAGAATGGATCCGCCGAAAATCGAACGTCGTCTTACGACATGGCTATAGTTCGCTCTACATGCGTCGTTATAATGAGAGTAAGCATCGCTCGTATCATACGATGTATGCTGTTTCTCCAGCCGATTATGCTGATGCAGGTGGGTCGTTTCCGATCCGGATTGAAGGAGTCGGTGTCGTCGGTACGATCACCGTTTCCGGTCTATCTCAGGAAGCCGATCATCGCCTCGCGACGGAAGCATTGCGTTTACTTAAAAGACAACAGTTGGAGCAGTGA
- a CDS encoding Gfo/Idh/MocA family oxidoreductase: protein MNPIQTTLVGFGFSAVTFHVPFLQALPAFEVTQVVSSRPEQVARHFSKATVVATLAEALQDNNTELVIITTPTALHFEMAKQAIEAKKHVLLEKPAVVTIAEALALQDLAKQHGVQVAVYQNRRFDGDFLTLEQLMEMNEIGDWQVIESRFDRYRPVVRERWREQEGSGAGILFDLGSHLLDQALALFGEPDALVGDVYLQRDGAVVDDGFHVTLHYGTRRVILRSTSFIQGPTPRFEFHATRGSYIKYGMDPQEGRLAKGYPVDTQLGEDEVDSYGYLQIADQPVERLATLPGSYATFYEQLAEGLRKGQVPVNLRDAEKTMRLIEAVRVSSDEGRRLVRKEWDEWKS, encoded by the coding sequence ATGAACCCGATTCAAACGACACTCGTCGGCTTCGGCTTTTCAGCGGTGACGTTCCATGTCCCGTTCTTACAAGCGTTACCAGCATTTGAAGTGACACAGGTCGTCTCGAGCCGACCAGAACAAGTAGCGCGACATTTCAGTAAAGCGACGGTCGTCGCAACACTCGCTGAGGCGTTGCAAGACAACAACACGGAACTCGTCATCATTACGACACCAACGGCACTGCATTTCGAAATGGCGAAACAAGCGATTGAGGCAAAGAAACACGTCTTACTCGAAAAGCCGGCGGTCGTAACAATCGCAGAAGCACTCGCGCTGCAAGATTTAGCGAAACAGCACGGTGTTCAAGTCGCGGTCTATCAGAATCGTCGCTTTGACGGTGACTTCCTGACACTCGAACAGCTGATGGAGATGAACGAGATTGGCGATTGGCAAGTCATCGAGTCACGCTTCGATCGCTATCGTCCGGTCGTTCGCGAACGATGGCGGGAACAAGAGGGTAGTGGTGCTGGCATCCTATTTGATCTCGGGTCACATCTGCTCGATCAAGCACTTGCCTTGTTCGGAGAACCGGATGCGTTGGTAGGAGATGTCTATCTACAACGCGACGGAGCGGTCGTCGATGACGGATTCCACGTCACGTTGCACTACGGAACACGTCGCGTCATTCTCCGTTCGACGTCCTTCATTCAAGGACCAACACCACGCTTCGAGTTCCATGCAACGCGTGGCAGTTACATCAAATACGGAATGGATCCGCAGGAAGGACGGCTTGCGAAAGGATATCCTGTTGATACGCAACTCGGAGAAGATGAAGTAGATTCCTATGGCTACCTCCAGATCGCGGATCAGCCTGTCGAGCGTCTCGCGACACTTCCAGGCAGTTATGCGACGTTTTACGAACAATTGGCGGAAGGACTTCGCAAAGGACAAGTGCCTGTCAATTTACGAGATGCTGAAAAAACAATGCGCTTGATTGAAGCGGTTCGCGTCAGTAGTGATGAAGGACGACGCCTCGTGCGAAAGGAATGGGACGAATGGAAGAGCTGA